The following are encoded together in the Salvia hispanica cultivar TCC Black 2014 chromosome 6, UniMelb_Shisp_WGS_1.0, whole genome shotgun sequence genome:
- the LOC125196068 gene encoding uncharacterized protein LOC125196068 isoform X2 produces MASITIRNLILCTTNENWEVVNLKDAREFSTGKKFIYVFKKLQWEQLSIDILPHPDMFSDPDFLNSQEGSNKKDEDGAKRVFFGGERFIEGISGEAYITIQRTELNCPLGLEVQLHITEAVCPALSEPGLRALLRFFTGFYVCLNRGDVNPSSQPRSAEAAGRSLVSITVDHIFVCIKDAEFQLELLMQSLLFSRASVSDGEKANYLTRVIIGGLFLRDTFSRPPCTLVQPSMQDASIDTSDVPDFAKNFCPPIYPLGDQRWQSNCSVPLICLYSLQLVPSPSPPIFASRTVIDCQPLMIHLQEESCLRISSFLADGIVVNPGSVLPDFSINSLLFNLKGLVVTVPLEIGNPEQLSGSPNIPVQNSFSGARLHIENLMFSQSPSLKLSLLNIEKDPACFCLWKSQPIDASQKKLTAGASLITLSLDNGFIGRNTTRVDSSLWKCVEMKDICFEVAMVTADGTPLTDMPPAGGVVRVGVNCEQYNSSTSVEQLFFVLDLYAYFGKVSERIAVAGSNSSEESRNESLQGSIMDKVPGDTAVTLSLKNLQLRFLESSSDTQDTPLVLFIGDGLSVKVSHRTLGGAMAISSTLRWERVEVDCADTATDFQLEKGSELLLPNKNLNGKDSNQLRAVFWVQNTKNYQSNRNMTVPFLDISVTHVIPYSAQDIECHSLRVLACIAGIRLGGGMSYAESLLHRFGIFGADGGPGEGLTRGLEQLSGGPLSIIFKASPVTVDDLRENACQADGKESSLFHLGTPDDVDVSIELKDWLFALEGEQEIADRLYFQDSEVPQREERSWHMTFHNIHMKAKSTPMHAAADKTKTTRKHKHPIELITVGMEGLEILKPMSGHQMLANGIHENEIVQNGFPGREKLPVDRHGGVNVEVDIVASEADNDNLMAEWMVENFKFSVTEPIEAVVKKDELQYLALLCKSEVDSLGRIAAGVLRILKLDGSLGSAAISQLSNLGTGSIDQIFTPKSKTGFSPFSDAGGGSWGAGMETTVASLEEAVLDSKAKCAALATELACSESPADCLDNVRQLSEKLENMQKLLDQLRIPH; encoded by the exons ATGGCTTCCATCACTATACGCAACCTTATACTCTGCACAACAAATGAGAACTGGGAG GTTGTAAATCTTAAGGATGCAAGGGAATTTTCTACTGGCAAGAAGTTCATATATGTGTTCAAA AAACTTCAGTGGGAGCAGTTGTCCATTGACATCCTGCCTCATCCGGATATGTTCTCGGATCCAGACTTTTTAAATTCTCAAGAAGGGTCTAATAAGAAAGACGAAGATGGTGCAAAGCGGGTATTCTTTGGTGGGGAGCGATTCATTGAGGGGATCTCGGGAGAGGCCTAT ATTACAATTCAAAGGACAGAGTTGAATTGCCCACTAGGGCTCGAAGTTCAATTGCATATTACAGAAGCTGTTTGCCCTGCTTTAAGTGAACCAG GATTACGGGCTCTTCTCCGTTTCTTTACTGGATTTTATGTTTGTCTAAATCGAGGAGATGTGAATCCAAGTTCCCAGCcg CGGTCTGCAGAAGCTGCCGGCCGTTCTTTGGTCTCTATAACTGTGGATCACATATTTGTCTGCATTAAGGATGCTG AATTTCAGCTAGAACTTCTGATGCAATCACTATTATTCTCTCGG GCAAGTGTATCTGATGGAGAGAAGGCCAATTATTTGACACGGGTCATAATAGGTGGATTGTTTTTGAG gGATACGTTTTCGCGTCCACCATGCACCTTAGTGCAGCCGTCGATGCAGGATGCTTCAATTGATACCTCAGATGTCCCAGATTTTG CTAAGAACTTCTGTCCTCCAATATATCCTCTTGGAGACCAGCGGTGGCAATCAAATTGCAGCGTGCCTCTGATCTGTCTCTACAGTCTGCAGTTAGTGCCCTCCCCGAGCCCACCAATTTTTGCTTCCAGAACCGTTATTGACTGCCAGCCGCTAATG ATTCATCTTCAGGAAGAATCCTGTCTGAGAATATCATCCTTTTTGGCTGATGGAATTGTTGTTAATCCTGGTTCTGTGCTGCCAGATTTCTCCATTAACTCCCTACTGTTCAATCTTAAAGGTTTAGTTGTTACCGTACCCCTAGAGATAGGAAACCCAGAACAATTATCTGGAAGTCCCAACATACCAGTCCAGAATTCATTTTCTGGGGCAAGGCTccatattgaaaatttgatgtTCTCCCAGTCACCTTCCTTAAAACTAAGCCTACTGAACATTGAGAAGGATCCTGCATGTTTCTGTCTTTGGAAGAGTCAACCAATTGATGCCAGCCAGAAGAAATTGACTGCTGGAGCATCTTTGATAACTTTGTCTTTGGACAATGGCTTTATCGGGAGGAACACCACAAGGGTGGATTCAAGTCTATGGAAATGTGTGGAGATGAAAGATATTTGTTTTGAGGTAGCAATGGTGACTGCAGATGGGACCCCTTTAACAGATATGCCACCTGCGGGAGGGGTTGTCAGAGTAGGAGTTAACTGTGAACAATACAATTCAAGCACTTCAGTGGAGCAATTATTCTTTGTTCTGGACCTCTATGCTTATTTTGGTAAGGTTAGTGAAAGGATAGCTGTGGCAGGGAGCAATTCTTCAGAGGAATCAAGAAATGAGTCTTTGCAGGGAAGCATAATGGATAAAGTTCCTGGTGATACTGCTGTCACTCTTTCTCTGAAGAATTTGCAGCTAAGATTTTTAGAATCTTCATCTGATACCCAAGACACACCTCTAGTTCTTTTCATTGGTGATGGTCTGTCTGTCAAGGTTAGCCATAGAACTCTGGGTGGCGCCATGGCAATTTCATCCACTTTACGGTGGGAAAGGGTCGAGGTGGACTGTGCAGACACTGCGACTGACTTCCAACTGGAGAAAGGTTCTGAATTGCTGCTTCCCAACAAGAATTTGAACGGGAAGGACAGCAATCAGTTACGGGCTGTTTTTTGGGttcaaaatactaaaaattatcaatcaaATCGTAATATGACAGTACCATTTCTGGACATATCCGTGACACATGTGATTCCATATAGTGCACAGGATATCGAGTGCCATAGTTTAAGAGTGTTGGCCTGCATTGCTGGTATCCGCCTTGGTGGAGGAATGAGTTATGCTGAATCTTTGCTTCATAGGTTTGGAATCTTTGGTGCTGATGGCGGGCCAGGGGAAGGTCTTACTAGAGGCCTTGAGCAGTTATCTGGTGGAcctttatcaattatttttaaagcaTCACCCGTCACTGTGGATGACCTTAGAGAGA ATGCATGTCAAGCAGATGGAAAGGAAAGCAGTCTCTTCCATTTGGGCACCCCTGATGACGTGGATGTTTCAATCGAATTAAAAGATTGGTTATTCGCTCTTGAAGGTGAACAGGAGATTGCAGATAGATTATACTTCCAAGACTCCGAAGTTCCTCAGAGAGAAGAGAGGAGCTGGCATATGACATTTCATAATATACATATGAAAGCAAAAAGCACCCCAATGCATGCAGCAGctgataaaacaaaaacaaccaGAAAGCATAAACATCCTATCGAGTTGATTACT GTTGGCATGGAAGGTCTGGAGATCTTAAAACCAATGTCTGGGCACCAGATGCTGGCGAATGGGATTCATGAAAATGAGATAGTTCAGAATGGTTTTCCTGGAAGAGAAAAGCTACCTGTCGACAGACATGGTGGCGTCAATGTGGAAGTTGACATAGTGGCTTCTGAAGCAGATAATGATAACCTAATGGCTGAGTGGATGGtggaaaatttcaaattctctGTAACCGAGCCA ATTGAAGCTGTAGTGAAGAAGGATGAGCTGCAATATCTCGCTCTCCTGTGCAAGTCTGAGGTCGACTCTTTGGGTAGAATAGCTGCTGGTGTCCTTCGAATTCTCAAGTTAGATGGATCACTTGGTTCAGCAGCAATCAGCCAACTGAGTAATTTAG GAACTGGAAGTATAGACCAGATTTTTACCCCGAAGTCGAAGACGGGGTTCAGTCCATTTTCAGACGCGGGCGGTGGAAGTTGGGGTGCAGGCATGGAGACAACCGTGGCATCTCTTGAGGAGGCAGTTTTGGATTCAAAGGCAAAATGCGCTGCTCTGGCGACCGAGTTAGCTTGCTCGGAATCACCAGCGGACTGCCTTGATAATGTCAGACAGCTGAGTGAGAAACTTGAAAATATGCAGAAGTTACTTGACCAATTGAGAATTCCGCACTGA
- the LOC125196068 gene encoding uncharacterized protein LOC125196068 isoform X3, which produces MHFSSQLTLTPPSNITIQRTELNCPLGLEVQLHITEAVCPALSEPGLRALLRFFTGFYVCLNRGDVNPSSQPRSAEAAGRSLVSITVDHIFVCIKDAEFQLELLMQSLLFSRASVSDGEKANYLTRVIIGGLFLRDTFSRPPCTLVQPSMQDASIDTSDVPDFAKNFCPPIYPLGDQRWQSNCSVPLICLYSLQLVPSPSPPIFASRTVIDCQPLMIHLQEESCLRISSFLADGIVVNPGSVLPDFSINSLLFNLKGLVVTVPLEIGNPEQLSGSPNIPVQNSFSGARLHIENLMFSQSPSLKLSLLNIEKDPACFCLWKSQPIDASQKKLTAGASLITLSLDNGFIGRNTTRVDSSLWKCVEMKDICFEVAMVTADGTPLTDMPPAGGVVRVGVNCEQYNSSTSVEQLFFVLDLYAYFGKVSERIAVAGSNSSEESRNESLQGSIMDKVPGDTAVTLSLKNLQLRFLESSSDTQDTPLVLFIGDGLSVKVSHRTLGGAMAISSTLRWERVEVDCADTATDFQLEKGSELLLPNKNLNGKDSNQLRAVFWVQNTKNYQSNRNMTVPFLDISVTHVIPYSAQDIECHSLRVLACIAGIRLGGGMSYAESLLHRFGIFGADGGPGEGLTRGLEQLSGGPLSIIFKASPVTVDDLRENACQADGKESSLFHLGTPDDVDVSIELKDWLFALEGEQEIADRLYFQDSEVPQREERSWHMTFHNIHMKAKSTPMHAAADKTKTTRKHKHPIELITVGMEGLEILKPMSGHQMLANGIHENEIVQNGFPGREKLPVDRHGGVNVEVDIVASEADNDNLMAEWMVENFKFSVTEPIEAVVKKDELQYLALLCKSEVDSLGRIAAGVLRILKLDGSLGSAAISQLSNLGTGSIDQIFTPKSKTGFSPFSDAGGGSWGAGMETTVASLEEAVLDSKAKCAALATELACSESPADCLDNVRQLSEKLENMQKLLDQLRIPH; this is translated from the exons ATGCACTTTAGCTCTCAATTGACTTTAACACCACCTTCTAAT ATTACAATTCAAAGGACAGAGTTGAATTGCCCACTAGGGCTCGAAGTTCAATTGCATATTACAGAAGCTGTTTGCCCTGCTTTAAGTGAACCAG GATTACGGGCTCTTCTCCGTTTCTTTACTGGATTTTATGTTTGTCTAAATCGAGGAGATGTGAATCCAAGTTCCCAGCcg CGGTCTGCAGAAGCTGCCGGCCGTTCTTTGGTCTCTATAACTGTGGATCACATATTTGTCTGCATTAAGGATGCTG AATTTCAGCTAGAACTTCTGATGCAATCACTATTATTCTCTCGG GCAAGTGTATCTGATGGAGAGAAGGCCAATTATTTGACACGGGTCATAATAGGTGGATTGTTTTTGAG gGATACGTTTTCGCGTCCACCATGCACCTTAGTGCAGCCGTCGATGCAGGATGCTTCAATTGATACCTCAGATGTCCCAGATTTTG CTAAGAACTTCTGTCCTCCAATATATCCTCTTGGAGACCAGCGGTGGCAATCAAATTGCAGCGTGCCTCTGATCTGTCTCTACAGTCTGCAGTTAGTGCCCTCCCCGAGCCCACCAATTTTTGCTTCCAGAACCGTTATTGACTGCCAGCCGCTAATG ATTCATCTTCAGGAAGAATCCTGTCTGAGAATATCATCCTTTTTGGCTGATGGAATTGTTGTTAATCCTGGTTCTGTGCTGCCAGATTTCTCCATTAACTCCCTACTGTTCAATCTTAAAGGTTTAGTTGTTACCGTACCCCTAGAGATAGGAAACCCAGAACAATTATCTGGAAGTCCCAACATACCAGTCCAGAATTCATTTTCTGGGGCAAGGCTccatattgaaaatttgatgtTCTCCCAGTCACCTTCCTTAAAACTAAGCCTACTGAACATTGAGAAGGATCCTGCATGTTTCTGTCTTTGGAAGAGTCAACCAATTGATGCCAGCCAGAAGAAATTGACTGCTGGAGCATCTTTGATAACTTTGTCTTTGGACAATGGCTTTATCGGGAGGAACACCACAAGGGTGGATTCAAGTCTATGGAAATGTGTGGAGATGAAAGATATTTGTTTTGAGGTAGCAATGGTGACTGCAGATGGGACCCCTTTAACAGATATGCCACCTGCGGGAGGGGTTGTCAGAGTAGGAGTTAACTGTGAACAATACAATTCAAGCACTTCAGTGGAGCAATTATTCTTTGTTCTGGACCTCTATGCTTATTTTGGTAAGGTTAGTGAAAGGATAGCTGTGGCAGGGAGCAATTCTTCAGAGGAATCAAGAAATGAGTCTTTGCAGGGAAGCATAATGGATAAAGTTCCTGGTGATACTGCTGTCACTCTTTCTCTGAAGAATTTGCAGCTAAGATTTTTAGAATCTTCATCTGATACCCAAGACACACCTCTAGTTCTTTTCATTGGTGATGGTCTGTCTGTCAAGGTTAGCCATAGAACTCTGGGTGGCGCCATGGCAATTTCATCCACTTTACGGTGGGAAAGGGTCGAGGTGGACTGTGCAGACACTGCGACTGACTTCCAACTGGAGAAAGGTTCTGAATTGCTGCTTCCCAACAAGAATTTGAACGGGAAGGACAGCAATCAGTTACGGGCTGTTTTTTGGGttcaaaatactaaaaattatcaatcaaATCGTAATATGACAGTACCATTTCTGGACATATCCGTGACACATGTGATTCCATATAGTGCACAGGATATCGAGTGCCATAGTTTAAGAGTGTTGGCCTGCATTGCTGGTATCCGCCTTGGTGGAGGAATGAGTTATGCTGAATCTTTGCTTCATAGGTTTGGAATCTTTGGTGCTGATGGCGGGCCAGGGGAAGGTCTTACTAGAGGCCTTGAGCAGTTATCTGGTGGAcctttatcaattatttttaaagcaTCACCCGTCACTGTGGATGACCTTAGAGAGA ATGCATGTCAAGCAGATGGAAAGGAAAGCAGTCTCTTCCATTTGGGCACCCCTGATGACGTGGATGTTTCAATCGAATTAAAAGATTGGTTATTCGCTCTTGAAGGTGAACAGGAGATTGCAGATAGATTATACTTCCAAGACTCCGAAGTTCCTCAGAGAGAAGAGAGGAGCTGGCATATGACATTTCATAATATACATATGAAAGCAAAAAGCACCCCAATGCATGCAGCAGctgataaaacaaaaacaaccaGAAAGCATAAACATCCTATCGAGTTGATTACT GTTGGCATGGAAGGTCTGGAGATCTTAAAACCAATGTCTGGGCACCAGATGCTGGCGAATGGGATTCATGAAAATGAGATAGTTCAGAATGGTTTTCCTGGAAGAGAAAAGCTACCTGTCGACAGACATGGTGGCGTCAATGTGGAAGTTGACATAGTGGCTTCTGAAGCAGATAATGATAACCTAATGGCTGAGTGGATGGtggaaaatttcaaattctctGTAACCGAGCCA ATTGAAGCTGTAGTGAAGAAGGATGAGCTGCAATATCTCGCTCTCCTGTGCAAGTCTGAGGTCGACTCTTTGGGTAGAATAGCTGCTGGTGTCCTTCGAATTCTCAAGTTAGATGGATCACTTGGTTCAGCAGCAATCAGCCAACTGAGTAATTTAG GAACTGGAAGTATAGACCAGATTTTTACCCCGAAGTCGAAGACGGGGTTCAGTCCATTTTCAGACGCGGGCGGTGGAAGTTGGGGTGCAGGCATGGAGACAACCGTGGCATCTCTTGAGGAGGCAGTTTTGGATTCAAAGGCAAAATGCGCTGCTCTGGCGACCGAGTTAGCTTGCTCGGAATCACCAGCGGACTGCCTTGATAATGTCAGACAGCTGAGTGAGAAACTTGAAAATATGCAGAAGTTACTTGACCAATTGAGAATTCCGCACTGA
- the LOC125196068 gene encoding uncharacterized protein LOC125196068 isoform X1 — protein MESILARALEYTLKYWLKSFSRDQFKLQGRTAQLSNLDINGDALHASMGLPPALNVTTAKVGKLEIVLPSVSYVQVEPIVVQIDRLDLVLVENDDIDASSKPSSASTSTSTGKGSGYGFADKIADGMTLQVGVVNLLLETHGGARRRGGATWASPMASITIRNLILCTTNENWEVVNLKDAREFSTGKKFIYVFKKLQWEQLSIDILPHPDMFSDPDFLNSQEGSNKKDEDGAKRVFFGGERFIEGISGEAYITIQRTELNCPLGLEVQLHITEAVCPALSEPGLRALLRFFTGFYVCLNRGDVNPSSQPRSAEAAGRSLVSITVDHIFVCIKDAEFQLELLMQSLLFSRASVSDGEKANYLTRVIIGGLFLRDTFSRPPCTLVQPSMQDASIDTSDVPDFAKNFCPPIYPLGDQRWQSNCSVPLICLYSLQLVPSPSPPIFASRTVIDCQPLMIHLQEESCLRISSFLADGIVVNPGSVLPDFSINSLLFNLKGLVVTVPLEIGNPEQLSGSPNIPVQNSFSGARLHIENLMFSQSPSLKLSLLNIEKDPACFCLWKSQPIDASQKKLTAGASLITLSLDNGFIGRNTTRVDSSLWKCVEMKDICFEVAMVTADGTPLTDMPPAGGVVRVGVNCEQYNSSTSVEQLFFVLDLYAYFGKVSERIAVAGSNSSEESRNESLQGSIMDKVPGDTAVTLSLKNLQLRFLESSSDTQDTPLVLFIGDGLSVKVSHRTLGGAMAISSTLRWERVEVDCADTATDFQLEKGSELLLPNKNLNGKDSNQLRAVFWVQNTKNYQSNRNMTVPFLDISVTHVIPYSAQDIECHSLRVLACIAGIRLGGGMSYAESLLHRFGIFGADGGPGEGLTRGLEQLSGGPLSIIFKASPVTVDDLRENACQADGKESSLFHLGTPDDVDVSIELKDWLFALEGEQEIADRLYFQDSEVPQREERSWHMTFHNIHMKAKSTPMHAAADKTKTTRKHKHPIELITVGMEGLEILKPMSGHQMLANGIHENEIVQNGFPGREKLPVDRHGGVNVEVDIVASEADNDNLMAEWMVENFKFSVTEPIEAVVKKDELQYLALLCKSEVDSLGRIAAGVLRILKLDGSLGSAAISQLSNLGTGSIDQIFTPKSKTGFSPFSDAGGGSWGAGMETTVASLEEAVLDSKAKCAALATELACSESPADCLDNVRQLSEKLENMQKLLDQLRIPH, from the exons ATGGAATCCATCTTGGCTCGAGCGTTGGAGTACACCCTCAAGTATTGGCTCAAATCATTCAGTAGAGATCAGTTCAAATTGCAGGGGCGCACCGCTCAACTTTCGAATTTAG ATATAAATGGAGACGCACTACATGCGAGTATGGGATTGCCGCCGGCGCTCAATGTCACCACCGCCAAAGTTGGCAAATTGGAGATTGTG CTTCCTTCGGTAAGCTACGTACAAGTAGAGCCAATTGTGGTGCAAATTGATAGGCTGGACTTGGTGTTGGTGGAAAATGATGATATAGATGCATCTAGTAAACCGAGCAG TGCTTCAACCTCAACAAGTACTGGAAAGGGCAGTGGATATGGATTCGCTGACAAG ATTGCAGATGGAATGACATTACAAGTTGGTGTTGTTAATCTTTTACTTGAAACTCACGGTGGAGCTCGGCGCAGAGGAGGAGCAACCTG GGCATCTCCAATGGCTTCCATCACTATACGCAACCTTATACTCTGCACAACAAATGAGAACTGGGAG GTTGTAAATCTTAAGGATGCAAGGGAATTTTCTACTGGCAAGAAGTTCATATATGTGTTCAAA AAACTTCAGTGGGAGCAGTTGTCCATTGACATCCTGCCTCATCCGGATATGTTCTCGGATCCAGACTTTTTAAATTCTCAAGAAGGGTCTAATAAGAAAGACGAAGATGGTGCAAAGCGGGTATTCTTTGGTGGGGAGCGATTCATTGAGGGGATCTCGGGAGAGGCCTAT ATTACAATTCAAAGGACAGAGTTGAATTGCCCACTAGGGCTCGAAGTTCAATTGCATATTACAGAAGCTGTTTGCCCTGCTTTAAGTGAACCAG GATTACGGGCTCTTCTCCGTTTCTTTACTGGATTTTATGTTTGTCTAAATCGAGGAGATGTGAATCCAAGTTCCCAGCcg CGGTCTGCAGAAGCTGCCGGCCGTTCTTTGGTCTCTATAACTGTGGATCACATATTTGTCTGCATTAAGGATGCTG AATTTCAGCTAGAACTTCTGATGCAATCACTATTATTCTCTCGG GCAAGTGTATCTGATGGAGAGAAGGCCAATTATTTGACACGGGTCATAATAGGTGGATTGTTTTTGAG gGATACGTTTTCGCGTCCACCATGCACCTTAGTGCAGCCGTCGATGCAGGATGCTTCAATTGATACCTCAGATGTCCCAGATTTTG CTAAGAACTTCTGTCCTCCAATATATCCTCTTGGAGACCAGCGGTGGCAATCAAATTGCAGCGTGCCTCTGATCTGTCTCTACAGTCTGCAGTTAGTGCCCTCCCCGAGCCCACCAATTTTTGCTTCCAGAACCGTTATTGACTGCCAGCCGCTAATG ATTCATCTTCAGGAAGAATCCTGTCTGAGAATATCATCCTTTTTGGCTGATGGAATTGTTGTTAATCCTGGTTCTGTGCTGCCAGATTTCTCCATTAACTCCCTACTGTTCAATCTTAAAGGTTTAGTTGTTACCGTACCCCTAGAGATAGGAAACCCAGAACAATTATCTGGAAGTCCCAACATACCAGTCCAGAATTCATTTTCTGGGGCAAGGCTccatattgaaaatttgatgtTCTCCCAGTCACCTTCCTTAAAACTAAGCCTACTGAACATTGAGAAGGATCCTGCATGTTTCTGTCTTTGGAAGAGTCAACCAATTGATGCCAGCCAGAAGAAATTGACTGCTGGAGCATCTTTGATAACTTTGTCTTTGGACAATGGCTTTATCGGGAGGAACACCACAAGGGTGGATTCAAGTCTATGGAAATGTGTGGAGATGAAAGATATTTGTTTTGAGGTAGCAATGGTGACTGCAGATGGGACCCCTTTAACAGATATGCCACCTGCGGGAGGGGTTGTCAGAGTAGGAGTTAACTGTGAACAATACAATTCAAGCACTTCAGTGGAGCAATTATTCTTTGTTCTGGACCTCTATGCTTATTTTGGTAAGGTTAGTGAAAGGATAGCTGTGGCAGGGAGCAATTCTTCAGAGGAATCAAGAAATGAGTCTTTGCAGGGAAGCATAATGGATAAAGTTCCTGGTGATACTGCTGTCACTCTTTCTCTGAAGAATTTGCAGCTAAGATTTTTAGAATCTTCATCTGATACCCAAGACACACCTCTAGTTCTTTTCATTGGTGATGGTCTGTCTGTCAAGGTTAGCCATAGAACTCTGGGTGGCGCCATGGCAATTTCATCCACTTTACGGTGGGAAAGGGTCGAGGTGGACTGTGCAGACACTGCGACTGACTTCCAACTGGAGAAAGGTTCTGAATTGCTGCTTCCCAACAAGAATTTGAACGGGAAGGACAGCAATCAGTTACGGGCTGTTTTTTGGGttcaaaatactaaaaattatcaatcaaATCGTAATATGACAGTACCATTTCTGGACATATCCGTGACACATGTGATTCCATATAGTGCACAGGATATCGAGTGCCATAGTTTAAGAGTGTTGGCCTGCATTGCTGGTATCCGCCTTGGTGGAGGAATGAGTTATGCTGAATCTTTGCTTCATAGGTTTGGAATCTTTGGTGCTGATGGCGGGCCAGGGGAAGGTCTTACTAGAGGCCTTGAGCAGTTATCTGGTGGAcctttatcaattatttttaaagcaTCACCCGTCACTGTGGATGACCTTAGAGAGA ATGCATGTCAAGCAGATGGAAAGGAAAGCAGTCTCTTCCATTTGGGCACCCCTGATGACGTGGATGTTTCAATCGAATTAAAAGATTGGTTATTCGCTCTTGAAGGTGAACAGGAGATTGCAGATAGATTATACTTCCAAGACTCCGAAGTTCCTCAGAGAGAAGAGAGGAGCTGGCATATGACATTTCATAATATACATATGAAAGCAAAAAGCACCCCAATGCATGCAGCAGctgataaaacaaaaacaaccaGAAAGCATAAACATCCTATCGAGTTGATTACT GTTGGCATGGAAGGTCTGGAGATCTTAAAACCAATGTCTGGGCACCAGATGCTGGCGAATGGGATTCATGAAAATGAGATAGTTCAGAATGGTTTTCCTGGAAGAGAAAAGCTACCTGTCGACAGACATGGTGGCGTCAATGTGGAAGTTGACATAGTGGCTTCTGAAGCAGATAATGATAACCTAATGGCTGAGTGGATGGtggaaaatttcaaattctctGTAACCGAGCCA ATTGAAGCTGTAGTGAAGAAGGATGAGCTGCAATATCTCGCTCTCCTGTGCAAGTCTGAGGTCGACTCTTTGGGTAGAATAGCTGCTGGTGTCCTTCGAATTCTCAAGTTAGATGGATCACTTGGTTCAGCAGCAATCAGCCAACTGAGTAATTTAG GAACTGGAAGTATAGACCAGATTTTTACCCCGAAGTCGAAGACGGGGTTCAGTCCATTTTCAGACGCGGGCGGTGGAAGTTGGGGTGCAGGCATGGAGACAACCGTGGCATCTCTTGAGGAGGCAGTTTTGGATTCAAAGGCAAAATGCGCTGCTCTGGCGACCGAGTTAGCTTGCTCGGAATCACCAGCGGACTGCCTTGATAATGTCAGACAGCTGAGTGAGAAACTTGAAAATATGCAGAAGTTACTTGACCAATTGAGAATTCCGCACTGA
- the LOC125192265 gene encoding uncharacterized protein LOC125192265, which produces MGFFDRGVITDKWSSRILWLTAFGSAAGLYMVMVERQLQNKERQMAEALRAAESGTQDGNKI; this is translated from the exons ATGGGATTCTTCGACCGAGGAGTAATTACTGATAAGTGGTCCTCTAGGATCCTTTGGCTCACAGCATTCGGAAGTGCAGCAG GCCTTTACATGGTGATGGTTGAAAGACAGCTGCAAAATAAAGAACGACAGATGGCGGAAGCGCTGAGGGCTGCTGAATCTGGTACACAGGATGGGAACAAAATCTGA